A region of Porites lutea chromosome 13, jaPorLute2.1, whole genome shotgun sequence DNA encodes the following proteins:
- the LOC140922660 gene encoding carbonic anhydrase-like isoform X2: MYQLRQMKFFLLFTTFGVVLSATTHEEWGYADTKNDVPGPADWKDKFDDCGHSHQSPIDIVKSETVKESYSPLKITFDNARGLVTGKLENTGHSPKLTIADSNGASLTGGPLGDKTFELLQFHVHFGCANDRGSEHTLDGKKFSGQLHMVFDGPGEELAVVALWIKAPSKGNKIFGKLANLMKYILDVDNTHTVDKKDGIYLMDLIPQHCPNGNGNGNGNGGNGNGNGNGNGNGNGNGNGNGNGNGNGNGNGNGNGNGNGNGNGNGNGNGNGNGNGNGNGGNGNGNGNGGNGNGGNGNGNGNGGNGNGGNGNGNNNNKKDSKSLTLECYYSYEGSLTTPPCLETVHWIVVKDYLLASTRQLNKFRKLKGEHGRNPPLMCDNYRPVQPLNDRTVYSVTNND, encoded by the exons CTACACACGAAGAATGGGGCTATGCAGACACGAAAAATGATG TGCCAGGCCCAGCAGACTGGAAAGATAAATTTGACGACTGTGGTCATTCACACCAATCCCCAATTGACATCGTTAAAAGTGAGACCGTGAAGGAGAGTTACAGTCCTCTAAAAATCACTTTCGACAACGCAAGGGGGCTGGTGACTGGAAAGCTTGAAAATACTGGACATTCACCAAAACTTACAATTGCTGATTCCAATGGAGCTTCACTAACTGGGGGTCCCCTGGGAGATAAAACTTTCGAATTGCTCCAGTTTCATGTTCATTTTGGCTGTGCAAATGATCGCGGATCTGAGCACACCCTTgatggaaaaaaattttctggtCAG CTTCATATGGTATTTGATGGTCCTGGAGAAGAGCTTGCAGTCGTAGCCCTTTGGATTAAG GCACCCtccaaaggaaacaaaatttttggaaagTTAGCAAACCTGATGAAATACATCCTCGACGTTG ATAATACTCATACTGTGGACAAGAAGGATGGAATTTATCTTATGGATCTGATTCCCCAACATTGTCCAAACGGTAACGGcaatggtaatggcaatggtggtaatggtaatggtaatggtaatggtaatggtaatggtaatggtaatggtaatggtaatggcaatggtaatggcaatggtaatggcaatggtaatggcaatggtaatggcaatggtaacggtaatggcaatggtaatggtaatggcAATGGAAATGGTAATGGCAATGGAAATGGTGGTAACGGTAATGGTAATGGCAATGGAGGCAATGGCAATGGTGGTAACGGTAATGGTAATGGCAATGGAGGCAATGGCAATGGTGGTAACGGTAAtggcaataataataacaaaaaggaCTCCAAAAGTTTGACTTTAGAATGTTACTACAGTTACGAGGGTTCCCTCACTACGCCTCCTTGCCTTGAAACAGTACACTGGATAGTTGTGAAAGATTATCTCCTGGCCTCTACCAGGCAG CTTAACAAGTTCAGGAAACTGAAGGGTGAACATGGTAGAAATCCTCCTCTGATGTGCGACAACTACAGACCAGTCCAACCACTGAATGACCGCACTGTTTACTCCGTCACAAATAACGATTAG
- the LOC140922660 gene encoding carbonic anhydrase-like isoform X1, giving the protein MYQLRQMKFFLLFTTFGVVLSATTHEEWGYADTKNDVPGPADWKDKFDDCGHSHQSPIDIVKSETVKESYSPLKITFDNARGLVTGKLENTGHSPKLTIADSNGASLTGGPLGDKTFELLQFHVHFGCANDRGSEHTLDGKKFSGQLHMVFDGPGEELAVVALWIKAPSKGNKIFGKLANLMKYILDVDNTHTVDKKDGIYLMDLIPQHCPNGNGNGNGNGGNGNGNGNGNGNGNGNGNGNGNGNGNGNGNGNGNGNGNGNGNGNGNGNGNGNGNGNGNGGNGNGNGNGGNGNGGNGNGNGNGGNGNGGNGNGNNNNKKDSKSLTLECYYSYEGSLTTPPCLETVHWIVVKDYLLASTRQLNKFRKLKGEHGRNPPLMCDNYRPVQPLNDRTVYSVTNND; this is encoded by the exons ATGTATCAGTTACGACAGATGAAGTTTTTCCTGTTGTTCACTACCTTCGGTGTCGTCTTGAGCGCTA CTACACACGAAGAATGGGGCTATGCAGACACGAAAAATGATG TGCCAGGCCCAGCAGACTGGAAAGATAAATTTGACGACTGTGGTCATTCACACCAATCCCCAATTGACATCGTTAAAAGTGAGACCGTGAAGGAGAGTTACAGTCCTCTAAAAATCACTTTCGACAACGCAAGGGGGCTGGTGACTGGAAAGCTTGAAAATACTGGACATTCACCAAAACTTACAATTGCTGATTCCAATGGAGCTTCACTAACTGGGGGTCCCCTGGGAGATAAAACTTTCGAATTGCTCCAGTTTCATGTTCATTTTGGCTGTGCAAATGATCGCGGATCTGAGCACACCCTTgatggaaaaaaattttctggtCAG CTTCATATGGTATTTGATGGTCCTGGAGAAGAGCTTGCAGTCGTAGCCCTTTGGATTAAG GCACCCtccaaaggaaacaaaatttttggaaagTTAGCAAACCTGATGAAATACATCCTCGACGTTG ATAATACTCATACTGTGGACAAGAAGGATGGAATTTATCTTATGGATCTGATTCCCCAACATTGTCCAAACGGTAACGGcaatggtaatggcaatggtggtaatggtaatggtaatggtaatggtaatggtaatggtaatggtaatggtaatggtaatggcaatggtaatggcaatggtaatggcaatggtaatggcaatggtaatggcaatggtaacggtaatggcaatggtaatggtaatggcAATGGAAATGGTAATGGCAATGGAAATGGTGGTAACGGTAATGGTAATGGCAATGGAGGCAATGGCAATGGTGGTAACGGTAATGGTAATGGCAATGGAGGCAATGGCAATGGTGGTAACGGTAAtggcaataataataacaaaaaggaCTCCAAAAGTTTGACTTTAGAATGTTACTACAGTTACGAGGGTTCCCTCACTACGCCTCCTTGCCTTGAAACAGTACACTGGATAGTTGTGAAAGATTATCTCCTGGCCTCTACCAGGCAG CTTAACAAGTTCAGGAAACTGAAGGGTGAACATGGTAGAAATCCTCCTCTGATGTGCGACAACTACAGACCAGTCCAACCACTGAATGACCGCACTGTTTACTCCGTCACAAATAACGATTAG